The following are encoded in a window of Flavobacteriales bacterium genomic DNA:
- a CDS encoding helix-turn-helix transcriptional regulator: MSQEDLAKKLGIHAPIIGRYERGEVKPSIEVAAKLAQAVGSSLDYLTGLSDLQLDQELIARINDLHTLSEEDQQHIMRTLGALIREAKTRKAFG, translated from the coding sequence ATGTCCCAGGAGGATCTGGCCAAGAAGCTCGGCATCCACGCCCCGATCATCGGCCGGTACGAGCGTGGTGAGGTGAAGCCTTCGATCGAGGTCGCCGCCAAGCTCGCCCAGGCCGTCGGCTCGTCGCTCGACTACCTCACGGGTCTTTCGGATCTGCAGCTGGACCAGGAGCTGATCGCCCGGATCAACGACCTGCACACGCTATCCGAGGAGGATCAACAGCACATCATGCGCACACTCGGCGCGTTGATCCGCGAGGCCAAGACCAGGAAGGCGTTCGGGTAG
- a CDS encoding RHS repeat-associated core domain-containing protein, with product MEVHDVEEVLQFTGYREHYIRDAQGNIMAVYRYQNTGSMSFKVTERHLYGSSRLGTYTREAELYGLTTMPGPHPQPIPAARLRYELTDHLGNVTTVVTGRLLDGAGAGSPFQAEVISAQGYEPFGSLLPGRNYSSSSYRFGFNGAEKDDEVHGSTGTSYNFGSRILDPRVGRWLSMDPYATSYPDATPYGFAANSPLMFVDPDGERLKFSLAMRLFSPSVYKATLSYIKSESGKEIYRDVVNARQARKFWGDAGGKGSLHDNVTVRFGIDPDQGGSSPAFFAVDGQYVNGSDLTPDHVRKMSAQTHMLQYVNVSTNQPIGKKEDGTYDMVQGDLIAIYHTAGHESTVHVKYALAFARNFVNGTFGEDLVKVFDQKYGAGFIDLEHQAAHEGWNKSHTRFSDEFKAKFFGVDPKKVGNIMQIEHDYNDFYQKDELMDRVDPEKGKSTREDFE from the coding sequence ATGGAGGTCCACGATGTGGAAGAGGTCCTGCAGTTCACCGGCTACCGCGAGCACTACATTCGTGATGCACAAGGCAACATCATGGCCGTGTACCGATACCAGAACACCGGCAGTATGAGCTTCAAGGTCACCGAGCGGCACCTGTATGGCAGCAGCCGCCTGGGCACTTATACGCGTGAGGCGGAGCTCTACGGGCTAACCACCATGCCGGGGCCGCATCCGCAACCGATCCCTGCGGCGCGCTTGCGCTATGAGTTGACCGACCACCTGGGCAACGTGACCACGGTTGTTACCGGGCGCCTGCTGGATGGTGCCGGGGCCGGCAGCCCCTTCCAAGCCGAGGTGATCTCCGCACAGGGGTATGAACCCTTCGGGTCGCTTCTACCAGGGAGGAACTACAGCTCATCGAGCTACCGCTTCGGATTTAATGGAGCCGAGAAGGACGATGAGGTTCACGGTTCAACTGGAACGTCTTACAACTTCGGATCGCGTATTCTGGATCCGAGGGTTGGCCGCTGGCTCAGCATGGATCCCTACGCTACGAGCTACCCGGATGCCACTCCCTATGGCTTCGCTGCGAACTCTCCATTGATGTTCGTCGATCCCGATGGGGAACGATTGAAGTTCAGTTTAGCGATGAGGCTGTTCAGCCCTTCGGTGTACAAGGCAACGCTTTCGTACATCAAGTCCGAGTCAGGAAAGGAGATCTATCGTGATGTGGTGAATGCGCGGCAGGCTCGCAAGTTCTGGGGAGATGCAGGTGGTAAGGGTAGCCTTCACGATAACGTGACCGTTCGCTTTGGCATAGATCCAGACCAAGGTGGTTCATCTCCGGCCTTCTTCGCTGTTGATGGTCAATACGTGAACGGCAGTGACCTAACACCTGATCATGTTCGCAAGATGAGCGCGCAGACTCATATGTTGCAGTACGTGAACGTTAGTACCAACCAACCGATAGGAAAGAAGGAGGACGGCACCTATGACATGGTACAAGGTGACCTGATCGCGATCTACCACACAGCAGGCCATGAGTCTACCGTTCATGTCAAGTACGCGCTCGCGTTTGCTAGGAACTTTGTTAATGGCACTTTTGGCGAGGACTTAGTGAAGGTCTTTGATCAGAAGTATGGTGCTGGGTTCATTGACCTTGAGCATCAGGCTGCACATGAAGGATGGAACAAGTCCCACACGCGTTTCAGTGACGAGTTCAAGGCCAAGTTCTTCGGTGTTGACCCAAAGAAGGTTGGCAACATCATGCAGATCGAGCACGATTACAACGACTTCTATCAGAAGGATGAGCTGATGGATCGGGTAGATCCTGAAAAGGGAAAGAGTACGCGCGAAGACTTCGAGTAG